The stretch of DNA CTCCTGAAAATACATGTAATGATAAAGACTGTCCATTCCATGGCAATTTGCCAGTAAGAGGACAGGTATTTGAAGGTATTGTGGTAAGTGATAAAGGACACAATACCGTTGTAATTAAAAGGGAGATTGTAAGCTATATACCAAAATATGAAAGATACGAAAAAAGAACAGCTACAATGGTTGCTCACAATCCATCATGCATAGGTGCAAAGGTTGGAGATAAGGTAAAAATTGCAGAGTGCAGGCCTATAAGCAAAACTAAGTCATTTGTAGTTGTTGAAAAAACAGAACTTACAGAATAAGGTGATTTCATGAAGGGATTTGGTTCAAAAGTAATAAGAGCTCTGCCAAATGGAGCTAGGCTAGTCTGTGCGGATAACACCGGGGCAAAAGAACTTGAAGTAATTGCAGTTAAAAACTACAAAGGAGTTACTAGAAGACTGCCTGCTGGTGGAGTAGGGAGCATGGTTTTTGTTTCTGTTAAGAAAGGAACGCCTGAAATGAGAAAACAGGTATTGCCTGCTATTATCATAAGACAGAAAAAGGAATATAGAAGACCAGATGGTTCAAGAGTTAAATTTGAAGATAATGCTGCGGTAATTGTAACACCAGACGGAAATCCAAAAGGTTCGGAAATAAAAGGACCTGTTGCAAAAGAGGCAGCTGAAAGATGGCCTGGTGTATCAAGGCTAGCTAAAATAATTCACTAATAAAATTCACTAATAATAAAATATGTTGTAAAAATAAAAGGTGAATAATATGGTTTTGACAAACTCAAAACAGCCAAGGAAACAAAGAAAAGCACTTTACAACGCTCCACATCATTTGAGAAATAGATTGATGTCATCAACGCTCTCAAAGGAGTTAAAGGAAAAATACAATAAAAATGCACTTCCTGTTAGAAAAGGAGATGTTGTAAAGATAATGAGAGGAAACTTCAAAAATATAGAAGGAGAAGTATCAAAAGTTGATTATAAATCTTACAAAATATATGTAGAAGGAGCAGTAAATAGAAAACAGGATGGAAAAGAATCTCCATATCCAATTCATCCATCAAATGTTATGATTGTTAAATTGGATGACTCAGACGAAAGGAGATTTAAATTTTTAAAAAATGAATAACTGAGGTGCGAATATGGCAAGTAAGGGACCTAAAAGACATCTAAAAAGATTACCCGCTCCAACAAATTGGCAACTTCCAAGAAAAGTTAAAAAATTTACTACCAGAGCTCTGCCAGGACCACATTCAATGGATAATTCATTGCCATTATTGTTGATAGTTAGGGATATTTTAGGCTATGCAGATAATGCAAGAGAAGCTAAAAAAATCATTAAAATGGGTAAAATATTAGTTGATGGCGTAAAAAGAAAAGAACACAGATATCCAGCAGGATTAATGGATGTAATTTCCATACCTGATACAAATGAAAACTTTTTAGTATTGCTTGATGAAAAAGGTAGAATTACCTTGAAGAAAACAGATAAGAATGATGTAAAATTATGCAAAATTAAAAATAAAACTGTGATTAAAGGCGGACATATTCAATTAAACCTTCATGATGGTAGAAACCAGATTGTAAAGGTTTCAGATGCTACAAAGGCAGAAGAGGATATCTATAAAACCGGAGATTGTGTTCTTATCTCAATCCCTGAACAAGAAATAGTAGGTCATGTCCAGTTTGGTGAAGGAAAATTGGCATATATTACTGGTGGAAAACACGCAGGAGATTTTGCAAAAATCATTGAAATAGAAAAGAGAAAATTATATCCTGATATTATTACCCTTGAAACAAAAGATGGAGAACAGTTTAAAACCATTAAAGACTATGTATTTGTAGTTGGCGATGAAGAACCTGTTTTACCATCATTAAAGGAATAATTTAATAATTAATATACTTAATAATATAATGATAATTAAGTGAGATAAGAGTAAATGATAGCAAATAATAGCAAATCATAAAGATAAATTTAAGTAATTGAATAACTAAACATGGTGGAAAAATGACATTCCAAGAAACATGGGAAAAACAGCCTATGAGAAAACCTAAGATAGAGAAGGTTACCATCAATATGGGTGTAGGCGAAAGTGGAGATAGGTTGCTTACCGGTGCAAAAGTTATTGAAGAAATTACTGGTCAAAAACCTGTAAGAACACTGGCTAAACAAACTAACCCTGCATTTGGTATTAGAAAAAAACTTCCAATTGGTTTAAAAGTCACATTGAGAGGAAAAAAAGCAGAAGAATTTTTAAAAAATGCATTTATAGCATTTAAAGCATCTGGGAAAACATTATATTCCTATTCATTTGATAAAAGGGGAAACTTTTCATTCGGTATTCCAGAGCATATTGACTTCCCAGGCCAAAAATATGAGCCAGATGTCGGAATCTATGGTATGGATGTATGTGTAACCTTTGAAAAACCAGGATACAGAGTTAAAAGAAGAAAAGTAAAAAGAAACAGCCTTCCTGAAAAACACCAAGTTAAAAAAGATGAAGCTATTGAATACATAAAATTGAACTTTGGTGTTGATGTAGTAGAGGAAGAATAACTTATAAATTAAATTAATTAAACTAATAATTAAATTAAGTTAAGTTTCTACGATATATAACTTATTTTAATTAAATAACGAGTGCAAAATAACGAAATAGATGTAATATTTATAATTATACTGGATATAGTAACTTTCGGATTTTGCTTGGAGGTCGAAAAAAATGACAAAAGCACCATATAAGAAAAAATACGGATACGGTTCTAAGGTATGTTCAAGATGTGGAAGGAAAGGACCTGGAATCATTAGAAAATATGGATTGAACTTATGCAGACAGTGTTTTAGAGAATTAGCACCAAAATTAGGATTTAAAAAATATGATTAAGGATAAGGATTAAGGAGGTATCAACATGAGTCTAATGGACCCACTTGCGAATGCATTGAACCATCTATCCAACTGTGAAAGAGTGGGAAAGAATGTGGCATACATAAAGCCCGCCTCAAAACTCATAGGAAGAGTATTGAAAGTTATGCAGGATAAGGGATACATAGGAAACTTTGAATACATAGAAGATGGTAAAGCAGGAATCTATAAAGTAGAACTGACAGGACATATAAACAAATGTGGAGCAGTTAAGCCAAGATATGCTGTTAAAAAGCATGAATTTGAGAAATTTGAAAAAAGATATTTGCCTGCAAAAGGTTTTGGTTTATTGATTGTAAGCACACCAAAAGGATTAATGACCCATGATGAAGCTAAGGAGCAAGGCTTGGGTGGAAGATTGATATCATATATTTTCTAAGATAGATATTCTAAGATATTATATAGATATTCTAAGTTAAATTATAATTATTTAAACACGATAAATGGAGGTATGGTTATGCCAGTTGCCGCTATAATGAGGGAAGAGATTGAAATACCTGACAATGTTTCTGTTGAGATAAATGGCAACGAAGTTGTTGTTAAATCAGGCGGAAAAGAACTTAAAAGAACACTTTCCTTCCCAAATGTAAGCATTAAAAAAGAAGATAATAAAATAGTTATTGAAAGTTTATATCCAAGAAAAAAACAGGCAGCAATTATCGGAACATTTGCATCCCACATCAACAACATGATAAAGGGCGTAGTTGATGGATTTGAATATAAATTGAAAATAAGATATGCTCACTTCCCTATGAAAATTAGTGTTAAAGGTAATGAAGTAATTATAGACAACTTTTTAGGTGAGAAACACCCAAGAAAAGCAAGAATTATGGAAGGAGTGAATGTCAAAGTGAGCGGTGAAGATATTATAGTTAGCGGAATAGATAAAGAAAAAACAGGACAGACCGCCGCAAACATTGAACAGGCAACAAGAGTTAAAGGAAGAGATACCAGAGTATTCCAAGACGGTATCTATATTGTAGAAAAAGCAGGGAAAGTGTTATAAGGTGGTTTCATGAGTAAAAAAAGGTTATTGAGATTAAAACTCAAAATGAAACAAAAAAAACCTGACTTTAAAAGGCAGGAATGGTTCAAGTGTAAAAGAATAGGCACAAGTTGGAGAAGACCCATAGGACTTCACAGTGGGATGAGAAAACAGTTGAAACACAGACCAGCTATTGTTAAGATAGGATACAGAGCTCCGGCTCTTGTAAGAGGATTGCATCCATCAGGTTTAGAAGATGTTCTCATCCATAATGTAAAAGAGTTGGAAGCATTAAATCCTGAAACACAAGGAGCTAGGGTGGCTTCAACTGTTGGCAGAAGAAAAAAGATAGAAATAGTAAAAAGAGCTAATGAATTAGGTATCAGATTATTAAATATTTCCAACGAGAAACAGGAAGAACTTTTAAATATTACTAAGGAAGTTTCAGAAGAGGAAATAAAAGAAGAAACCGAAAAAGAAACAGAAGAATAATATAATAATTTTATATATTTATTTATGTTAGGTGATATAATGGATATATCAACCCAGAGGAGAATTGCCGCAGATGTGCTGGACTGTGGTATTGATAGAGTATGGATTGACCCTGAAAATTTGGATAAGGTCAAAATGGCTATTACCAAAGATGACATCAGGATGTTAATTAAAGAAGGTATTATTGTAAAAAAACAGAAAAAAGGAATAAGCAGGGCTAGAACTCAGAAATTAAAAGAACAGAAAAGAAAAGGTAAAAGAAAAGGCCCAGGTTCAAGAAGAGGGGCAAAAGGCTCTAGAACTCCTAAAAAAAGAAAATGGATAAACACCATAAGGCCTTTGAGAAGTATGTTAAAGGAGCTCAGGGAAGATGAAACAATTGAAAGAAGCACATATAGAAAATTATATAGAATGGCAAAAGGTGGAGCATTCAGAAGTAAAAACCACATGAAGATGTATATGAAAGACCATGGGCTTCTTGCGGAATAAATAAAAAATCTTTTTAGATTTTTAAATTCGCTTTATTCCATATTAAAATTATATAGGAGGTATAATCATGGCACATAGTGCTAAATATAGGGTCCCTTTTAGAAGAAGAAGGGAAGGAAAAACGAATTATAGATTAAGATTAAAATTGCTTTTATCAAAAAAACCAAGATTGGTTGTTAGAAAATCTTTAAACAATATAGTAGCTCAGCTTGTAGCTTATGACGAGATTGGAGATAAAATATTGGTTTCAGCTCATTCAAGAGAGCTCGTAAAAATGGGATACAAAGGACACTGTGGAAACATACCCGCTGCATACTTAACAGGACTTTTACTGGGTAAAAAGGCACTTAAAGAAGGTTATGAAGAAGCAGTTCTTGATTTAGGATTGCAAAGTGCTACAAAAGGAGCAGCTGTTTTTGCTATATTGAAGGGAGCAGTTGATGCAGGAATGGATATACCACACAGTGATGACATTCTTCCAGAAGATGAGAGAATTAATGGTTCTCATGTAAAGCAATATGCCAAGCTCCTAAAAGAAGAAGATGAAGAAAAATACAAAAAACAGTTTTCAAAGTATTTAGAGAAAGGATTGAATCCTGAAAATTTGCCAGAACACTTTGAAGAAATAAAGGAGAAGGTTCTCAGTTTATAATTTGAGATATAAAGGTGAAATCATGGCAGCTGAAAAAAGATTTAATGTAGAAGCTTGGGAACCTAAAACCCAGGTAGGAAAAATGGTAAAAGAGGGGACCATTACTGATATGGATTATATTTTAGATAATGGTCTTCCTCTATTAGAGCCTGAAATTGTAGATGCATTACTTCCTGATATTACAGAACAGGTTTTAGATGTTTCACTTGTTCAGAGAATGCACAAATCAGGAAGAAGAGCAAGATTTAGAGCTACCGTTGCAGTAGGAAATAAAAACGGTTATGTTGGCGTAGGAATGGGTAAAGCAAAAGAAGTAGGGCCTGCAATTAGAAAAGCTATTGCTCATGCAAAATTATCATTGATTAGAATAAGATTAGGATGCGGTTCATGGGAATGCGGTTGTGGAGCACCTCATTCAATTCCATTTACTGCAAAAGGTTCCTGTGCAAGTGTAAAAATTGAGTTATTACCTGCACCAAGGGGAGTAGGTTTAGTGGCAGGAGATGTTGCAAAGGCAGTATTGGGTCTTGCAGGTATAAAAGATATCTGGACAAAAACATTTGGAGACACAAGAACAACATACAACTTTGCAATGGCTACATTTGATGCACTTAAAAACTTGAATTTTGTTAGATATCTGCCAGAACACAAAGAAACACTTGGAATTAACGAAGGTAAGGTATTGTAATTAATAATAAATTAATAAATAAATAATATTCTACCAATATTTTTAATAAAATAGGTGATGAAACATGGCTTACGCAGTTGTAAGGGTTAGAGGTAGCGTAGGTGTCAGAGGAGACATTGCAGATACCCTTAAAATGTTAAGATTACATAGGGTAAATCACTGTGTAATAGTTCCAAACACCGAGACATACAAAGGTATGATAAATAAGGTAAAGGATTATATTACCTACGGTGAAATAGATAAAGATACCCTTGTAAAATTGATATTGAAAAGAGGAAGATTGCCCGGAAATAAAAGACTAAATGAAGAAAAAGTTAAGGAATTGATGGATTTATCAGTAGAAGAGTTAGCTGAAAAAATCGTAAATGATGAAATCCTCTTAAAAAATACTCCATTGAAACCAGTATTTAGACTTCACCCTCCAAGAAAGGGATATGACAAAGCTGGTATTAAAAGACCTTTCTCAGTAGGCGGAGCTCTGGGGTACAGAGGAGATGAGATAAACACATTATTAGAGAAAATGATGTAAGCAATTACATTTAAGGTGATTGGATGATAAGAAAAAGTAGAAAAATCACAAAGTTAAGAGGAAGTAGAACCTGTGGATACGGTGCTGCTAAAAAGCACAGAGGCGCAGGTCATAGAGGAGGTAGAGGTTTGGCAGGAGGTCATAAACACAAATGGCTTCACATAGTCAAATACATGCCAGACCACTTTGGAAAATATGGATTTAAAAGACATCCAAGTTTGGTTAAAAAATTAAATACCATTAACTTGGGAGATATTGACGAATTAGTATCCAAAAACAAGGATGCATTTGAAGTTGAAGATGGAAAAATTGTTGTTGATGTAACAGCATTTGAATATGAAAAAGTTCTTGGAAAAGGTAAATTATCCTGTCCAATGATTATAAAAGCAGTGGAATTCTCAGAAGGAGCAAAAGAAAAAATAGAATCTGCTGGTGGAGAGTTTGTTGAATTGTAATTCAATTAAAACAAATCTTTTGATTATATTATTGCTCTTTCTTATTTTTAATAAATATGATGATGTTAGTCTAAATCTTACATCTAAAAACAATTTTAATGCATTTAAATATAATAATATTTTTTAATAAATATTCCTATTTTTTATAGTTTTTTATCAATAGTTATGTTTTTTATGTTTTATAGTTTTGGAATCGTGTATATGGATGATGGGATAAATAAAATTTATAATATGATAATGAAATAAAAATAATAAAGATAAACCAATAAGGTAAAATCGAAAAAATAAAAATTAATAAGTTGATAATTTCTTTATAGTGAACTACCCCGACCTTACGGACGGAGCTTCCTGCTTCCGACCCGTAGTCTCCACAGGCGTCACTTCGGACTGTCCCAGCCCTAGGCTACCTTTTCTTTTCGGTAGCAATAAATATTGTGGGAATAGTTATATAAATAATTTTCGGCTTTCATCCTCCCGTAGCGAAGCGGAGGGCTACAATTAGAAAAACCTTCGGTTTTTGTTGCTCGCTTACTTCGTAAGCGAAATCCGAAGGATTTTTGTTTAATCCCTTACGGAAGGGGACTTCTCGCCGAAATAAGTTAATAAGTTAAAATTTAATGATTTTATAAACAACAATCTTTATTAATTGTTATATATCTCATTAAAATAATAATAAGAAATATTTGGGAGTAAATTTCACTTATTTTTAATATTAAAAATACATGGTGATACATTTGGAGGAATTTCTTCATAAAATAAGACCTATACTTGAATATATCCCAGAAGTGAAGAGACCTGAAAGGGACATAACATTTAAAGAAAAGTTGAAATGGACAGGAATGGTTCTTGTATTGTATTTTATTATGGGAACAATTGATGTATATACAGGAGGAGCTCAGATTCCACCAGTCTTTGAATTCTGGCAAACTGTGACTGCATCTAAAATGGGAACATTGATTACATTAGGTATTGGGCCTATTGTTACCGCAGGAATTATCATGCAGCTTTTGGTCGGCTCTGAAATTATAAAATTGGATTTATCCATTCCAACCAATAGGGCAATGTTTCAGGGACTTCAAAAATTATTTGCAATATTTATGTGTTTCATAGAAGCCATAATGTTTGTTGGTGCAGGTGCATTTGGTCCATTATCGCCACTTCTAATGTTGGTATTGGTTCTTCAATTGGCAATAGGAGCCATACTCTTAATATATCTTGATGAGATAGTTTCAAGGTATGGTATTGGTTCAGGTATTGGTCTTTTCATTGCTGCGGGAGTTTCCCAAACAATATTCGTAGGGACTTTTGGTCCAGATGGATACCTGTGGAAATTCTTCAATGCCCTTATGCAAGGTTCTTTGGGAACTGCATTGGAATTCATACTGCCAATACTGGGAACAATAGTGGTATTCTTTATAGTAGTATATGCTGAAAGTATGAGGGTAGAGATTCCACTTGCACATGGAAGAGTAAGAGGTGCCGTAGGTAAATACCCTATAAAATTTGTATATGTATCAAACCTACCTGTTATTCTTACAGTAGCATTATTTGCAAATATCCAATTATGGGGCATGTTCCTTGAAAAAATGGGATTCCCAATATTGGGACATTATGTAAATGGTAGGGCAGCAGATGGTTTAGCATATTATTTCTCCACACCTTATGGATTAACAAGCGTAATTTCTGACCCATTACATGCCATATTTTACACAATAATGATGATGGTATTTTGTGTAATTTTTGGGATATTCTGGGTTGAAACATCAGGTCTTGATGCAAAATCTATGGCAAAAAGACTTGGAAGTCTTGACATGGCAATTAAAGGATTTAGAAAAAGCACAAAATCTATAGAGCAGAGATTAAAAAGATATATAAAACCTATTACTGTTATGAGCTCAGTATTTATAGGACTACTTGCAGCAGGTGCTAATTTCACAGGAGCTCTTGGTGGAGGAACTGGGGTTTTGCTTACAGTTTCCATAGTTTATAGAATGTATGAACAGCTTGTTCAAGAACAGGTTTCAGAGTTGCATCCTGCACTTGCAAAGTTGTTAAAAAAATAGGATAGGAAATGATTGATAAAAATAAAATAATTAAAAATAAAAAAATAAATAAATTAATTAATAATTAATTATTCTATTGAATAAAACCGCCAATATCCCAAAAAATATAGATATACTCCACAATACAATTACAATATTATACTCTTTCATAGGTTTTTTCTTTAATATAATTCTGGGAAGTGATAAATAGCCACCTTTAACATGGAGCTTCCCATCTTCTCCCAATACTGTTGGAGTATGGTTTTCTCTCTTAGTGACTCCTGCTGAATAATATTTCAGAAAAGCATCAATAATATATGGTAGCATAATGATAATGAATTCTAAAATAACATTTCTCCATATAGCTATTGTAGCTAAAAATGCTCCAATAGATAATGTCCCAACATCCCCTGGGAATATCTTTGCAGGGTATCTATTGAGTATGAAAAATCCAAAATATGACGATAAAAATATCATAACAATCTCAAAACCATAATAATCTCCATTTAACAGCAAAACAATACCTAAAAAAAATGCTGAAATCACACCTAAACCTATTTCTAATCCATTAAATCCAGCCAACATATTTGTTAGATTTGAAGATATCGATATGGCTAAAACAAGTAGTATTATCTTAAATATGTTAAAACCAAATAATAAATAACCTATGGGAATACCAATTAATCCAAGCAGTATAAGCTTTTTATAAGGAGATAATTTATATAAATCATCATATATGCCTATGATTCCAGACATTAATAAAACCGATGATATTATGGGGTTAAAAATAGATATTATCAGAGCGCTTAAAGATACAGGGACAATTCCCCCCATTTCAGGCACTTTGGTTTTTTCTCTCTTGTGTAAATCAATACCGTATTTGTAATTAATCATCTTAGAGATATAAATTCTTGTGAAAATGTATGAGCATATAAAACATAATAAACATAAAACACCTAAAAAATAAATATTTAAACAATGTTCAAGCATTTTTTCACCCTTAATAATCCTAACCAATAATATTAAACTTTTTCGGCGAATATTTTAAAGTATGTGTACCATATATCAATAAATATTAAATTCATAAACTATTTATAAATATATTATTTTAATATGAAATATGCATCTCTAACTATTAATAATATGATAATATAACAATATTGGAGGCATAATATGGGGAATTTAATAAATAAAATCTCTGAGCTCTTTAACAAACATAAATACATAAAACTATTTTTAATAGTTTTGGTTATAGGGCTCATAAGCTTTCAGCTAAGAGCTCAGCCAGCAGATATGGGATTTACAGATAACCCACAATTGAAAAGTATGTTCGCAGATGAACATGGAAGAATGTATTTGGTGGCATTAGACCCTTATTACTATCTAAGATTAACTGAAAATTACTATTATCATGGATATCTTGGGGAAACACTAAAAGAAGTTAATGGAAAATTGGTGCCTTATGATACCTGTCAGTATGCACCACCAGGACATCCAATAACAGAACCAGTTCCTGTAATATGTTTAACCACAATTGCAATATACGATATATGGCATTCGTATGATGCTACTGTAACCTTAATGAATGCAGCATATTGGGTTCCTGCTATAATGGGTATATTGTTGGGAATTCCTGTATTTTTCATAGTTAGAAGAACCACATTAAGCAATATTGGAGGAATTGTAGGGGCATTAACGATAATATCAAGTCCTGCACTATTGTATAAAACTTCAGCAGGTTTTGCAGACACCCCAATATTTGAGGTTTTGCCCATATTATTTATAGTATGGTTTATTATGGAGGCCATACATCACCAGGAAAACCTAAAAAAATCCTTAATATTTGCCACATTGGCAACAATAGTTATGGCATTGGCTCCGAGAATGTGGGCAGGTTGGTGGTATGGATACGATATTGTAAGTGGATTTTTAGTTATATATTTGATATATAGTTATATCATCAAAAATAGTTATAAAAAAACTGTTGTTGTAGAAGTTGGAAACATAAAAAATATACTTTCCATTATAGGTATATTTACTGCGGGCGGAGTTCTACTGATATCTGCTATATATGGAATAAATAATTTCATAAATGGAGCTCTTGCACCCATTGGCTTTACAACAATAAAGGCAGTTTCCCATGCATCAGGATGGCCAAATGTATATACGACTGTATCGGAGCTCGCCACTCCATCTATCAATGATATTATAAGTGGCTCACTTGGTAATGCATATCTCTTTGTATTGGGTATAATTGGTGCTTTACTGTCATTCATTTCAATGAGATACAAGGAGATGAGTATTAAATTTGATGCAAAATATGCTATATTATTAACACTTTGGTTATTTGCAACATTCTATGCAGCTACAAAAGGTGTTAGGTTTATAGGTTTGATGGTTCCGCCATTATCCATAGGTGTAGGTATATTTGCTGGACAGATGGCAAATATAATAAAAAGAAGAAACGATGATTTAACAAAATGGACATTATACCCAATAATTGGTATTTTATTTTTGGTGGCACTCAAAATTACAGCACAAAAGATACCTAAGATATTGATACCTACAACCTATGTGCCTATTGCAGAATATATTATGATTTTAACTATTGCAATACTTGCAGTGTATAAGATAATTGATATAATCTCTTCAAATAAAGAGATGCAAATAAAAAAGACTATCAGTATATTGCTTGCATTAACTTTGGTTCTTCCACCGCTTGCAAATGCAGTGCCACTGAGCTCGGCACCAACATTGAATAATGGGTGGTTGGAGAGTTTAAATTGGATAAAAACAGAAACTCCAAATAACTCTGTAATCACCTGTTGGTGGGATAATGGGCATATTTATACCTGGGCTACAAGAAAAATGGTAACATTTGATGGAGGTAGCCAAAACTCACCAAGGGCATACTGGGTTGGAAGAGCATTTTCCACATCAGATGAAAATCTTTCCATTGGAATACTTAGAATGCTTGCCACCAGTGGAGATAGTGCATTTGAAGAAAATAGTATTTTAATGAATAAAACAAACCACAGCGTGGCTAAAACTGTAAAGATATTGAATGAGATATTGCCTCTGGATAGAACCGATGCATATACGGTATTAACCAACAAATATGGACTAACAGGTAAAGAAGCATATAATGTATTAAATGCAACTCATCCAGAACATCCAAATCCTGATTATTTAATTACATACAATAGAATGACAGACATTGCTCCAGTTTGGAGTATGTTTGGTATGTGGAACTTCAATCTTTCACCAAATACACCGGATGATAAAAGAGAAAAAGGATATTATCAAAAATTAAGAGGAGAAGGATTTTTAACTAATGGAACACTTGTTATAAGAGTCCCACTACAAAAAACAAAGGATTATATGGTTATGAATCTTATCATGGTAAAAAATTCAACCATGGCAAGTTATGATATTACATACAACACCAAAACAAATACATTGATAAGTGAAAATATCACAGGATTCCATAAGGTAATTGTTAAGGATGAAAATAATATTTATGAAGATACATACAATAAAAATGGGGTTATGAGCGAAATTGTTAGGTTGGAACCAGTAGGAAATGGTCAGTATTATGCCTATGTATGGATATCAACAAGAAATCTCGAAGATAGCGTATATACAAAGCTTCATTTCCTTGATGGATATGGTTTAAAACATATAAAATTGGTTAAAGCATCCTTAGACCCTACAAACTATGGAATTCAGCCAGGATTTAAGGTTTATAAGGTAGATTATGGAAATAAATATTTAAATTAAATAATAAATAACTAAATAAAAAATTATTAAATAAATAATAAAATAATTAATTTTTATTTTTATACACCATTTAAATTATTTTAAAATTATTTTTTATATTATACTTTTATATTATAATTTATACTTTTTTAGGTGATTTAATGACTGTTGAAGTTTTAAGAGTGGGTCATAGAGGAGAACGAGATAAGAGAATTTCTACACATGTGGCATTAACTGCACGAGCTCTGGGTGCGGATAGGATATTATTTATCTGTGATGATAATCATGTAAGAGAAAGTGTAAATAGAATAGTGGAAAACTGGGGTGGAGATTTTAAATTTGAAGTAATAGATTCATGGAAATCTTATATAAAAAGATTTAAAGAAAATAATGGAGTTGTAGTCCATTTAACCATGTATGGTGAAAATATAAATGAGGCAATAAATA from Methanothermococcus okinawensis IH1 encodes:
- a CDS encoding 50S ribosomal protein L5, producing the protein MTFQETWEKQPMRKPKIEKVTINMGVGESGDRLLTGAKVIEEITGQKPVRTLAKQTNPAFGIRKKLPIGLKVTLRGKKAEEFLKNAFIAFKASGKTLYSYSFDKRGNFSFGIPEHIDFPGQKYEPDVGIYGMDVCVTFEKPGYRVKRRKVKRNSLPEKHQVKKDEAIEYIKLNFGVDVVEEE
- the rplX gene encoding 50S ribosomal protein L24, with protein sequence MVLTNSKQPRKQRKALYNAPHHLRNRLMSSTLSKELKEKYNKNALPVRKGDVVKIMRGNFKNIEGEVSKVDYKSYKIYVEGAVNRKQDGKESPYPIHPSNVMIVKLDDSDERRFKFLKNE
- a CDS encoding 30S ribosomal protein S14, with protein sequence MTKAPYKKKYGYGSKVCSRCGRKGPGIIRKYGLNLCRQCFRELAPKLGFKKYD
- a CDS encoding 30S ribosomal protein S5, whose translation is MAAEKRFNVEAWEPKTQVGKMVKEGTITDMDYILDNGLPLLEPEIVDALLPDITEQVLDVSLVQRMHKSGRRARFRATVAVGNKNGYVGVGMGKAKEVGPAIRKAIAHAKLSLIRIRLGCGSWECGCGAPHSIPFTAKGSCASVKIELLPAPRGVGLVAGDVAKAVLGLAGIKDIWTKTFGDTRTTYNFAMATFDALKNLNFVRYLPEHKETLGINEGKVL
- a CDS encoding 50S ribosomal protein L32e; the protein is MSKKRLLRLKLKMKQKKPDFKRQEWFKCKRIGTSWRRPIGLHSGMRKQLKHRPAIVKIGYRAPALVRGLHPSGLEDVLIHNVKELEALNPETQGARVASTVGRRKKIEIVKRANELGIRLLNISNEKQEELLNITKEVSEEEIKEETEKETEE
- a CDS encoding 30S ribosomal protein S4e, which codes for MASKGPKRHLKRLPAPTNWQLPRKVKKFTTRALPGPHSMDNSLPLLLIVRDILGYADNAREAKKIIKMGKILVDGVKRKEHRYPAGLMDVISIPDTNENFLVLLDEKGRITLKKTDKNDVKLCKIKNKTVIKGGHIQLNLHDGRNQIVKVSDATKAEEDIYKTGDCVLISIPEQEIVGHVQFGEGKLAYITGGKHAGDFAKIIEIEKRKLYPDIITLETKDGEQFKTIKDYVFVVGDEEPVLPSLKE
- a CDS encoding 30S ribosomal protein S8, whose amino-acid sequence is MSLMDPLANALNHLSNCERVGKNVAYIKPASKLIGRVLKVMQDKGYIGNFEYIEDGKAGIYKVELTGHINKCGAVKPRYAVKKHEFEKFEKRYLPAKGFGLLIVSTPKGLMTHDEAKEQGLGGRLISYIF
- a CDS encoding 50S ribosomal protein L14, translating into MKGFGSKVIRALPNGARLVCADNTGAKELEVIAVKNYKGVTRRLPAGGVGSMVFVSVKKGTPEMRKQVLPAIIIRQKKEYRRPDGSRVKFEDNAAVIVTPDGNPKGSEIKGPVAKEAAERWPGVSRLAKIIH
- a CDS encoding 50S ribosomal protein L19e codes for the protein MDISTQRRIAADVLDCGIDRVWIDPENLDKVKMAITKDDIRMLIKEGIIVKKQKKGISRARTQKLKEQKRKGKRKGPGSRRGAKGSRTPKKRKWINTIRPLRSMLKELREDETIERSTYRKLYRMAKGGAFRSKNHMKMYMKDHGLLAE
- a CDS encoding 50S ribosomal protein L18, which encodes MAHSAKYRVPFRRRREGKTNYRLRLKLLLSKKPRLVVRKSLNNIVAQLVAYDEIGDKILVSAHSRELVKMGYKGHCGNIPAAYLTGLLLGKKALKEGYEEAVLDLGLQSATKGAAVFAILKGAVDAGMDIPHSDDILPEDERINGSHVKQYAKLLKEEDEEKYKKQFSKYLEKGLNPENLPEHFEEIKEKVLSL
- a CDS encoding 50S ribosomal protein L6, yielding MPVAAIMREEIEIPDNVSVEINGNEVVVKSGGKELKRTLSFPNVSIKKEDNKIVIESLYPRKKQAAIIGTFASHINNMIKGVVDGFEYKLKIRYAHFPMKISVKGNEVIIDNFLGEKHPRKARIMEGVNVKVSGEDIIVSGIDKEKTGQTAANIEQATRVKGRDTRVFQDGIYIVEKAGKVL
- a CDS encoding 30S ribosomal protein S17; the protein is MRNIGIDVKSPENTCNDKDCPFHGNLPVRGQVFEGIVVSDKGHNTVVIKREIVSYIPKYERYEKRTATMVAHNPSCIGAKVGDKVKIAECRPISKTKSFVVVEKTELTE